One window of the Allosaccharopolyspora coralli genome contains the following:
- a CDS encoding MATE family efflux transporter has protein sequence MADVDERVPVRRVLGLAVPALGVLAAEPLYALVDTAFVGHLGAVPLAGLALGSTLFVLVSSQLTFLSYGTTARTARLHGAGRRADAVEEGVQATWLGFGVGVVLSLLVQLVAVPVTELLAGEGPIATAAASWMRIALLGAPMVLVTMAGNGWMRGVQDTRRPLYFILAGNALSALLCPLFIYTLEWGLEGSAVANVCGQTLAAALFVRALVVEKVALKPRPSLIRAQLGLGRDLVLRTAAFQACFLSATSVAARMGADSVAAHQIVWQLWMFLSLVLDSLAIAAQALIGAALGRGSAPAAKAVARQISWYGLYFGILLGVGFAALAGVLPAVFTSDEAVLGTVPQAWWFFVALQPIAGVVFALDGVLLGAGDAAYLRTTTLLGAIVGYLPLIWLSLAFGWGLSGIWTGLALFMLARMAAVLLRARSGRWAVTGLQTVSA, from the coding sequence GTGGCGGACGTGGACGAGCGGGTTCCGGTGCGGCGGGTCCTCGGACTGGCGGTCCCCGCGCTGGGCGTGCTGGCGGCGGAGCCGCTGTACGCGCTGGTCGACACCGCGTTCGTCGGACACCTCGGCGCGGTCCCGCTGGCCGGGCTCGCGCTCGGCTCGACTCTGTTCGTGCTGGTCTCCTCGCAGCTGACCTTCCTGTCCTACGGCACGACGGCCCGCACCGCGCGGCTGCACGGCGCGGGCCGTCGTGCCGACGCGGTGGAGGAAGGCGTCCAGGCGACCTGGCTGGGCTTCGGGGTGGGTGTCGTGCTGTCGTTGCTCGTGCAGCTCGTCGCGGTTCCGGTCACCGAACTCCTCGCCGGTGAGGGGCCGATCGCGACGGCGGCGGCGTCGTGGATGCGGATCGCGCTGCTCGGTGCCCCGATGGTGCTGGTGACGATGGCGGGCAACGGCTGGATGCGCGGCGTGCAGGACACCCGCCGTCCGCTGTACTTCATCCTCGCGGGCAACGCACTGTCGGCGCTGCTGTGTCCGTTGTTCATCTACACCCTCGAGTGGGGGCTCGAGGGTTCGGCGGTCGCGAACGTCTGCGGTCAGACGCTGGCGGCGGCCCTGTTCGTCCGCGCTCTGGTCGTCGAGAAGGTGGCGCTGAAGCCACGACCCTCGCTGATCCGCGCGCAGCTCGGGCTCGGCCGCGACCTGGTGCTGCGCACGGCGGCGTTCCAGGCGTGCTTCTTGTCCGCGACGTCGGTGGCCGCGCGGATGGGTGCGGATTCGGTGGCCGCGCACCAGATCGTGTGGCAGCTGTGGATGTTCCTGAGCCTGGTACTCGACTCGCTCGCGATCGCGGCACAGGCGTTGATCGGAGCGGCGCTCGGCCGCGGTTCGGCTCCCGCTGCCAAGGCCGTCGCCCGTCAGATCTCTTGGTACGGCCTGTACTTCGGCATCCTGCTCGGCGTCGGCTTCGCCGCGCTCGCCGGCGTGCTGCCCGCCGTGTTCACCTCGGACGAGGCGGTGCTCGGCACGGTCCCGCAAGCGTGGTGGTTCTTCGTCGCGCTGCAACCCATCGCCGGGGTGGTGTTCGCGCTGGACGGCGTGCTGCTCGGCGCCGGCGACGCGGCGTACCTGCGCACGACGACGCTGCTCGGGGCGATCGTCGGGTATCTGCCGCTGATCTGGCTGTCGCTGGCGTTCGGTTGGGGCCTGAGCGGGATCTGGACCGGGCTCGCGCTGTTCATGCTCGCGCGGATGGCGGCGGTGCTGCTGCGGGCACGCTCCGGCCGTTGGGCGGTCACCGGCCTGCAGACCGTCTCGGCGTGA
- a CDS encoding CGNR zinc finger domain-containing protein: protein MDNADYTQVALRLANAPLDDVDDLRAALHDEPWWADRATTDDLVVLRAVAAQLRDALDAAVHAHHDELRHRVNHLLESHPPRPRLSGHGGGDGLPNWHIHVADVDAPPATEVAAAASWGLAYGVVRHGTERWGRCHAESCGTYFLDTSTNQAKRFCSPRCANRVHVAAFRARRRG, encoded by the coding sequence ATGGACAACGCTGATTACACCCAGGTGGCGCTTCGACTCGCCAATGCACCGCTGGACGACGTCGACGACCTCAGGGCGGCGCTGCACGACGAACCGTGGTGGGCCGATCGCGCCACGACCGACGACCTCGTCGTCCTCCGAGCGGTCGCCGCCCAGCTCCGGGACGCGCTCGACGCGGCGGTGCACGCGCACCACGACGAACTCCGGCACCGCGTGAACCACCTGCTCGAAAGCCACCCGCCACGGCCGCGGTTGTCCGGGCACGGCGGCGGCGACGGACTGCCGAACTGGCACATCCACGTGGCCGACGTGGACGCACCCCCGGCGACCGAGGTCGCGGCCGCCGCCTCGTGGGGGCTCGCGTACGGCGTCGTCCGGCACGGCACCGAGCGTTGGGGACGATGCCACGCCGAGTCGTGCGGCACCTACTTCCTCGACACCTCGACGAACCAGGCGAAGCGGTTCTGCTCCCCCCGCTGCGCCAACCGCGTCCACGTCGCGGCCTTCCGCGCACGTCGCCGTGGGTGA
- a CDS encoding DHH family phosphoesterase, with protein MTARGVETDCGEFDIELRRAASLLANASDVTLFGHVDPDADALGSALALGTALHHRGAAVRVSFGRPDVLSDSLSGLDANGLVVPSHRVPASVPLLVVLDTGDAHRLGGLEDRVAATIQAGGDVLVVDHHVANTRFGTQHVIDPSAEATVLLVLRLLDELGIEPDRSIARCLYAGLVTDTRSFRHASASAHRVAARLLGHDIDAEELVRSLMDTHPFRWMAALSDVLHRAELDPDAARGFGLAHTTVRLCDVDGMSAHEADSVVEVLRTAGEAEVTAVLKELGEQRWSVSLRSEGRLDVGAAARALGGGGHDKASGFTTEAATSADVVAALRAALTDVPTL; from the coding sequence GTGACTGCGCGAGGGGTCGAAACCGATTGCGGCGAGTTCGACATCGAGCTGCGCCGGGCGGCGAGTCTGCTCGCGAACGCCTCCGATGTGACCCTGTTCGGACACGTCGACCCGGACGCGGACGCTCTCGGCAGCGCGCTCGCGCTGGGGACGGCACTGCACCACCGGGGTGCCGCGGTGCGGGTGTCGTTCGGCCGGCCGGACGTCCTCTCCGACTCGCTGAGTGGTCTGGACGCGAACGGTCTCGTGGTCCCGTCGCACCGGGTTCCGGCGTCGGTGCCGTTGCTCGTGGTGCTCGACACCGGGGACGCGCATCGGCTCGGCGGCCTCGAGGACCGGGTAGCCGCCACGATCCAGGCCGGTGGGGACGTGCTCGTGGTGGACCACCACGTGGCGAACACCCGGTTCGGCACACAGCACGTGATCGACCCGTCGGCCGAGGCCACGGTGCTACTGGTGTTGCGGCTGCTCGACGAGTTGGGCATCGAGCCGGACCGGTCGATCGCGCGCTGCCTGTACGCGGGGCTGGTGACCGACACCCGGTCGTTCCGGCACGCGTCGGCGTCGGCGCATCGGGTCGCGGCGCGGCTGCTGGGCCACGACATCGACGCCGAAGAGCTGGTCCGCTCGCTGATGGACACGCATCCGTTCCGGTGGATGGCGGCGCTCTCGGACGTGCTGCACCGGGCGGAACTGGACCCGGACGCCGCGCGGGGATTCGGGCTGGCGCACACGACGGTGCGGCTGTGCGACGTGGACGGAATGAGCGCGCACGAAGCGGACAGCGTCGTGGAGGTGCTGCGTACGGCAGGCGAGGCGGAAGTCACGGCGGTACTCAAGGAGCTCGGCGAGCAGCGCTGGTCGGTGTCGCTGCGCTCGGAGGGCCGGCTCGACGTGGGCGCTGCTGCGCGGGCCCTCGGCGGCGGGGGGCACGACAAGGCGTCCGGTTTCACCACCGAGGCGGCGACGTCCGCAGACGTCGTCGCCGCGCTGCGCGCTGCCTTGACCGACGTTCCCACGCTCTAG
- the rbfA gene encoding 30S ribosome-binding factor RbfA — MADTARARRLAKRIAQIVASGLEYEVKDPRLAMVTITDARLTADLRDATVYYTVFGDNADHASTEAALASANGVLRSRVGAQTGVRFTPTLTFVADTVPDDARRMEELLAQAKEADAEVARLASTAAPAGDADPYRSSEDGDDATDLGDEGDLEEDTVDLDDDAGERSGQDGSGR; from the coding sequence GTGGCTGATACCGCGCGCGCCCGCCGGCTCGCCAAGAGGATCGCGCAGATCGTGGCGTCCGGCCTGGAGTACGAGGTGAAAGATCCGCGCCTGGCGATGGTGACGATCACCGACGCCCGACTGACGGCGGATCTGCGGGACGCGACCGTGTACTACACGGTTTTCGGCGACAACGCCGATCATGCGTCGACGGAGGCGGCGCTGGCCAGCGCGAACGGTGTGCTGCGTTCGCGGGTCGGGGCGCAGACGGGTGTCCGGTTCACGCCGACGTTGACGTTCGTCGCCGACACCGTGCCGGACGACGCTCGCCGGATGGAAGAGTTGCTCGCGCAGGCCAAGGAGGCCGATGCCGAGGTGGCGCGATTGGCGTCGACGGCCGCACCGGCAGGCGACGCCGACCCGTATCGGTCGTCCGAGGACGGGGACGACGCCACTGATCTCGGGGACGAGGGAGATCTCGAGGAAGACACCGTGGATCTCGATGACGACGCCGGTGAACGGTCGGGGCAGGACGGCAGCGGTCGCTGA
- a CDS encoding DUF503 domain-containing protein: MYVGALELDVLLGDVHSLKQKRGLVRPVVAELRRRFDVAVAEVGDQDLHRRTRIGVSAVAADAGHVREVLDACERAMAGHPELELLSTRQRMLGPED, translated from the coding sequence ATGTACGTCGGTGCGTTGGAGCTGGACGTGCTGCTCGGAGACGTCCATTCGTTGAAACAGAAGCGTGGCCTGGTGCGGCCGGTGGTGGCCGAGCTGCGGCGGCGCTTCGACGTGGCGGTCGCCGAGGTCGGCGACCAAGATCTGCACCGCAGGACCCGGATCGGGGTGAGCGCCGTAGCCGCCGATGCCGGGCACGTGCGCGAGGTTCTCGACGCCTGCGAACGCGCGATGGCGGGGCACCCGGAACTGGAGTTGCTGTCCACGCGGCAACGCATGCTCGGTCCGGAGGATTGA
- the infB gene encoding translation initiation factor IF-2 produces MAGKARVHELAKELGVTSKDVLNKLAEQGEYVKSASSTVEAPVARRLRDAYPKAGGASKKSDKSKSGSTAASGEQASPRTAAAEGAASDGGAAKAAPKPGPKPSAPKPGPKPGPPAQQQPKEDTPAPAAKADTPAPKPGPKPGPKPGPKPSSEPAGEGDGDGVVPPRPQAPKPGPRSPRVGNNPFGVGQGAPAQRPDKRQGGGQGQGQGGQGQGQGGQGQRSGGQRPDRGQRPDRQGGGQGQGQGAGSAPSGGAPRGEGGGNRPNPGMMPPRPNPGMMPSRPSKPGGGPGGGRGGPGGGRGGPGGGRGGPGGPGGGRGGPGGPGGPGGGRGGPGGGGGAPGGAPPGGGFRGRPGGGGGRGGPGGRGGTAGAFGRPGGPARRGRKSKRQKRQEYMDNLQAPSVGGVRLPRGNGEAVRLRRGASLTDFAEKINANPASLVQAMFHLGEMVTATQSVSDEILELLGQEMNYQVEMVSPEDEDRELLESFDISFGDPGSSDEDLTSRPPVVTVMGHVDHGKTRLLDTIRKANVQEGEAGGITQHIGAYQVVTELEGRERPVTFIDTPGHEAFTAMRARGAKSTDIAVLVVAADDGVMPQTVEAINHAQAAEVPIVVAVNKIDKEGANPAKIRQQLTEYNLVAEEFGGETMFVDISARQGENIESLLEAVLLTADASLDLRANQGMDAQGVAIEAHLDRGRGPVATVLVQRGSLRVGDSVVAGGAYGRVRRMINEHDEDVTEAKPSRPVQVIGLTSVPGAGDAFLVVDEDRVARQIADRRAARIREAQNASRRKRVSLEDLDSVLKETNQLNLIIKGDNSGTVEALEESLMKIEVGDEVQLRVIHRGVGGINESDINLATAENTIVMGFNVRAEGKAAEVANREGVEIRYYSVIYRAIEEIEQALKGMLKPEYEEVELGRAEVRDVFKSSKVGTIAGCMVTEGIMRRNAKARLMRDNVVVAENLSVNSLKRFKDDATEVRDGFECGLTLGSFSDIKVGDFVETYEMREKPRV; encoded by the coding sequence GTGGCAGGCAAGGCCCGCGTACATGAGCTCGCCAAAGAACTCGGCGTGACGAGCAAGGACGTCTTGAACAAGCTCGCCGAGCAGGGCGAATACGTGAAGTCGGCCTCGTCCACGGTGGAAGCGCCCGTGGCACGACGGCTGCGTGACGCCTACCCGAAGGCGGGTGGCGCGTCGAAGAAGTCCGACAAGAGCAAGTCCGGTTCCACCGCTGCATCCGGCGAGCAAGCGTCGCCGCGCACTGCTGCGGCCGAGGGTGCCGCGTCCGACGGTGGTGCGGCCAAGGCCGCGCCGAAGCCGGGCCCGAAGCCGAGTGCGCCGAAGCCGGGGCCGAAACCCGGTCCACCGGCGCAACAGCAGCCCAAGGAAGACACGCCGGCTCCGGCTGCGAAGGCGGACACCCCGGCGCCGAAGCCGGGCCCCAAGCCCGGTCCGAAGCCGGGTCCGAAGCCGAGCTCCGAGCCTGCCGGTGAGGGTGACGGCGACGGTGTCGTTCCGCCGCGCCCGCAGGCGCCCAAGCCCGGCCCGCGCTCGCCGCGGGTCGGCAACAACCCGTTCGGCGTCGGCCAGGGTGCTCCGGCTCAGCGTCCCGACAAGCGTCAGGGCGGCGGCCAGGGCCAAGGCCAGGGCGGTCAAGGCCAGGGCCAGGGCGGCCAAGGCCAGCGTTCCGGTGGGCAACGTCCCGACCGTGGACAGCGTCCGGATCGTCAGGGCGGCGGCCAGGGCCAAGGCCAGGGCGCGGGCAGCGCCCCGTCCGGCGGCGCGCCGCGCGGTGAGGGCGGGGGCAACCGTCCGAACCCGGGCATGATGCCGCCGCGGCCGAACCCGGGCATGATGCCGTCCCGTCCGTCGAAGCCGGGCGGTGGTCCCGGTGGCGGTCGTGGCGGTCCCGGTGGCGGCCGCGGTGGTCCCGGTGGCGGCCGCGGTGGTCCCGGTGGGCCTGGTGGCGGTCGCGGCGGACCCGGCGGGCCCGGTGGTCCCGGCGGCGGTCGTGGCGGCCCCGGTGGTGGCGGTGGCGCCCCGGGCGGTGCCCCGCCCGGAGGTGGCTTCCGTGGGCGTCCCGGCGGCGGTGGTGGCCGTGGCGGTCCCGGCGGTCGCGGCGGCACAGCGGGTGCCTTCGGGCGTCCCGGAGGCCCGGCGCGTCGTGGCCGCAAGTCGAAGCGCCAGAAGCGCCAGGAGTACATGGACAACCTCCAGGCGCCTTCGGTCGGCGGTGTCCGGCTCCCGCGCGGTAACGGCGAGGCGGTGCGGCTGCGCCGCGGTGCCTCGCTGACCGACTTCGCCGAGAAGATCAACGCCAACCCGGCCTCGCTGGTGCAGGCGATGTTCCACCTCGGTGAGATGGTCACCGCGACCCAGTCGGTCTCCGACGAGATCCTCGAACTGCTCGGCCAGGAAATGAACTACCAGGTCGAGATGGTCAGCCCGGAGGACGAGGACCGGGAGCTGCTGGAGTCCTTCGACATCAGCTTCGGTGACCCGGGCAGTTCCGACGAGGACCTCACCTCCCGTCCGCCGGTGGTGACGGTCATGGGTCACGTCGATCACGGTAAGACGCGGCTGCTGGACACGATCCGCAAGGCCAACGTCCAGGAGGGCGAAGCGGGCGGCATCACCCAGCACATCGGTGCCTACCAGGTGGTCACCGAGCTGGAGGGGCGCGAGCGTCCGGTGACCTTCATCGACACCCCCGGTCACGAGGCGTTCACCGCCATGCGTGCCCGCGGTGCGAAGTCGACGGACATCGCGGTGCTCGTGGTCGCCGCCGACGACGGCGTCATGCCGCAGACGGTGGAGGCGATCAACCACGCCCAGGCGGCCGAGGTGCCGATCGTGGTCGCGGTGAACAAGATCGACAAGGAGGGCGCGAACCCGGCGAAGATCCGGCAGCAGCTCACCGAGTACAACCTGGTCGCCGAGGAGTTCGGTGGCGAGACGATGTTCGTCGACATCTCGGCCCGGCAGGGCGAGAACATCGAGTCGCTGCTCGAGGCGGTCCTGCTCACCGCGGACGCGTCGCTGGACCTGCGGGCGAACCAGGGCATGGACGCGCAGGGTGTGGCCATCGAGGCACACCTCGACCGTGGCCGTGGTCCGGTGGCGACCGTGCTGGTGCAGCGCGGCTCGCTGCGGGTCGGTGACTCGGTGGTCGCCGGCGGTGCCTACGGGCGCGTCCGCCGCATGATCAACGAGCACGACGAGGACGTCACCGAGGCCAAGCCGTCGCGTCCGGTCCAGGTCATCGGTTTGACCTCGGTGCCGGGTGCGGGTGACGCGTTCCTGGTCGTGGACGAGGACCGGGTGGCCCGCCAGATCGCGGACCGCCGCGCGGCCCGGATCCGCGAGGCGCAGAACGCGTCGCGCCGCAAGCGCGTCAGCCTCGAGGACCTGGACTCGGTGCTCAAGGAGACCAACCAGCTCAACCTGATCATCAAGGGTGACAACTCGGGCACCGTCGAGGCGCTCGAGGAGTCCTTGATGAAGATCGAGGTCGGCGACGAGGTGCAGCTCCGGGTGATCCACCGCGGTGTCGGTGGCATCAACGAGAGCGACATCAACCTCGCCACCGCCGAGAACACCATCGTGATGGGCTTCAACGTCCGTGCGGAGGGCAAGGCCGCCGAGGTCGCCAACCGCGAAGGCGTGGAGATCCGGTACTACTCGGTGATCTACCGGGCGATCGAGGAGATCGAGCAGGCCCTCAAGGGCATGCTCAAGCCCGAGTACGAAGAGGTGGAGCTCGGTCGCGCCGAGGTTCGGGACGTCTTCAAGTCCTCGAAGGTCGGCACGATCGCCGGGTGCATGGTCACCGAGGGGATCATGCGGCGCAACGCGAAGGCGCGTCTCATGCGGGACAACGTCGTGGTCGCCGAGAACCTCAGCGTGAACTCGCTGAAGCGGTTCAAGGACGACGCGACCGAGGTCCGCGACGGTTTCGAATGTGGTCTGACGTTGGGGTCCTTCTCGGACATCAAGGTCGGCGACTTCGTCGAGACCTACGAGATGCGGGAGAAGCCGCGAGTCTGA
- a CDS encoding YlxR family protein has product MVAESGRARGVAVPDPRRRHPGRGAWLHPEPACLRLAEKRRAFPRALRVRGPLDTSAIQVHLEQWA; this is encoded by the coding sequence GTGGTGGCGGAGAGCGGTCGTGCGAGAGGTGTCGCCGTTCCCGACCCCCGGCGTCGGCACCCGGGTCGGGGCGCATGGCTGCATCCCGAACCCGCGTGTCTCCGTCTCGCCGAGAAACGTCGAGCGTTCCCTCGCGCGTTGCGCGTGCGTGGGCCTCTCGACACCTCGGCGATCCAGGTGCATCTCGAGCAGTGGGCGTGA
- the nusA gene encoding transcription termination factor NusA, with translation MNVDIAALRAIERDKDIPFETVLEAIESALLTAYRHTDGHQPRARVEVDRKTGIVRVLAHTLSAEGEVDEEWDDTPEGFGRIAATTARQVILQRLRDAEHERTFGEFSTKEGEILGGVIQRDARANSRGMVVVQVGDSEGVIPAAEQVPGERYEHGTRIKCYVVGVSRSARGPQITLSRTHPNLVRRLFALEVPEIADGTVELPAVARESGHRSKIAVRSSVEGVNAKGACIGPMGARVRNVMSELGGEKIDIIDFSDDPAEFVGNALSPAKVVSVEVVDERAKTARVIVPDFQLSLAIGKEGQNARLAARLTGWRIDIRSDADPDAPTTEAGHPAAEPPPAEAVHSEVDELPTVGSAE, from the coding sequence GTGAACGTCGACATCGCCGCGCTGAGGGCGATCGAGCGCGACAAGGACATCCCGTTCGAAACGGTCCTGGAGGCCATCGAGTCGGCCCTGCTGACCGCGTACCGCCACACCGACGGCCACCAGCCGCGAGCCCGGGTGGAGGTCGACCGCAAGACGGGCATCGTGCGCGTGCTCGCGCACACGCTCAGCGCCGAGGGCGAGGTCGACGAGGAGTGGGACGACACTCCCGAGGGCTTCGGCCGGATCGCGGCGACCACTGCGCGCCAGGTCATCCTGCAGCGGCTGCGCGACGCCGAGCACGAGCGCACCTTCGGCGAGTTCTCCACCAAGGAGGGGGAGATTCTCGGCGGGGTGATCCAGCGTGACGCGCGGGCGAACTCGCGCGGCATGGTGGTCGTGCAGGTCGGCGACAGCGAGGGCGTGATTCCGGCGGCCGAGCAGGTGCCGGGGGAACGCTACGAACACGGCACCCGCATCAAGTGCTACGTGGTCGGGGTCTCGCGCAGTGCTCGCGGCCCGCAGATCACCCTGTCGCGCACGCACCCCAACCTGGTCCGACGGCTGTTCGCGCTGGAGGTCCCGGAGATCGCCGACGGCACGGTGGAGCTTCCGGCGGTGGCGCGCGAGTCCGGCCACCGCTCGAAGATCGCGGTGCGCTCCTCGGTCGAGGGTGTGAACGCCAAGGGCGCGTGCATCGGACCGATGGGGGCACGGGTGCGCAACGTGATGAGCGAGCTCGGCGGCGAGAAAATCGACATCATCGACTTCTCGGACGACCCGGCGGAGTTCGTCGGGAATGCGCTCTCGCCCGCGAAGGTTGTCTCGGTGGAGGTCGTCGACGAGCGGGCGAAGACCGCGCGCGTCATCGTTCCCGACTTCCAGCTGTCCCTCGCGATCGGTAAGGAGGGGCAGAACGCCCGGTTGGCGGCGCGCCTGACCGGGTGGCGGATCGACATCCGCAGTGACGCCGATCCGGACGCGCCGACCACCGAGGCCGGGCATCCGGCGGCCGAGCCGCCCCCGGCGGAGGCGGTGCACTCCGAGGTCGACGAGCTGCCGACCGTGGGTTCGGCCGAGTGA
- the rimP gene encoding ribosome maturation factor RimP gives MSSPPRGEIAAQLEPVVAEAVEAAGFDLEGLDVQQAGRRRLVKVVVDADDGVGLDDIADTSRVVSEVLDAHEHVLEGSYTLEVTSPGVDRPLTKPRHWQRAKFRKVTVRLTDGTQLAVRVGAAGQTSVQVLVGTELRTLQYTEVERATVEVEFQQPPAEELATLERAAGGTSRAGSDRDNTEESK, from the coding sequence GTGTCCAGCCCGCCGCGTGGTGAGATCGCCGCGCAGCTGGAGCCCGTCGTGGCCGAGGCCGTCGAAGCCGCGGGCTTCGACTTGGAGGGCCTCGACGTCCAGCAGGCCGGTCGTCGCCGTCTGGTCAAGGTCGTCGTCGACGCCGACGACGGCGTGGGACTCGACGACATCGCCGACACCAGCAGAGTCGTCTCCGAGGTCCTCGACGCCCACGAGCACGTGCTCGAGGGCTCGTACACCCTCGAAGTGACCTCGCCCGGGGTGGACCGGCCGCTGACGAAGCCGCGTCACTGGCAGCGCGCGAAGTTCCGGAAGGTGACGGTGCGGCTGACCGACGGCACCCAGCTGGCGGTGCGGGTCGGTGCGGCGGGGCAGACCTCGGTGCAGGTGCTCGTGGGCACCGAGTTGCGGACACTGCAGTACACCGAGGTCGAACGGGCCACGGTCGAGGTGGAATTCCAGCAGCCACCGGCGGAAGAATTGGCAACACTGGAGCGGGCTGCGGGCGGGACCTCCCGCGCAGGGAGCGACCGCGACAACACTGAGGAGTCGAAGTGA
- a CDS encoding ferritin-like domain-containing protein, with protein sequence MTELPEPVTRSLDAAVAAEHAALWVYGLATAFAAEPRVRSALDEAMSTHRDLRDRGQQTLRDAGNRPPAAAPAYSMPEPVTDQASAIRMLVTSEQECSVGWRAVLDTEGAEPVRGLALEALTATARRATRWRLTVGEEPAAPPFPGQP encoded by the coding sequence GTGACCGAGCTGCCCGAACCCGTCACGCGATCGTTGGACGCCGCGGTCGCCGCCGAGCACGCGGCACTGTGGGTCTACGGACTCGCGACCGCCTTCGCCGCCGAACCGCGCGTGCGCTCGGCCCTCGACGAGGCGATGAGCACCCACCGCGACCTTCGCGACCGGGGTCAGCAGACGCTGCGCGACGCCGGGAACCGGCCACCGGCCGCCGCGCCCGCGTACTCGATGCCCGAACCGGTCACCGACCAGGCCTCGGCGATCCGGATGCTCGTCACCAGCGAACAGGAGTGTTCGGTCGGGTGGCGCGCCGTGCTCGACACCGAGGGGGCCGAGCCGGTGCGCGGGCTCGCGCTGGAGGCGCTCACCGCCACGGCCCGCAGGGCGACACGCTGGCGGCTCACCGTCGGCGAAGAGCCTGCTGCACCGCCGTTTCCCGGCCAGCCCTGA